The genomic DNA TCTCCAGTTGCCACTCCGGCTGGTAGACGCAGGTCGGCGGGTACGCCTCGGTCTGCCCGCTCCCGAGCGCGAAGTTCGCGTCGAACACCTCGTGGGCCCGCTCCAGGGTCTCGCCCCCCATCGGCGTCATCGCGTACAGGCAATACTCCAGCGAGGAGAGGTCCCGCTCGCCGATGTCCGGGCGCGCGAGCAGCCCCTGGTACATCGCCGGGAGCATGAACGACCACGACACGTCGTAGGTCTCGACGTCCTCCAGGAACGCGTCCGGCTCGAATCCACGACGGATGACCGTCCGCGCGGAGACGTGCATCGCCCCCTGCACCATCGTCAACTGCGCGCAGTGGAACAGGGGCATCAGTCCGATCATCGTGTCGTTGCGGTCCAGCGCCACGTCGGTCGCGACGTTGAGCGACCCCGTGTGGACCGCCTTGTGGCTCAGGAGCACCCCCTTCGGCTGGGAGGTGGTCCCGCTGGTGTACATGATCTGGGCCAGGTCGTCGTCCTCGATGTGGACCTCCGGCTCGGCGGGCGAGTACCCCTCGATGAACGCCCCGAAGGACGGCCCGGGCGTCTCGATGCCCTCCCAGTCGATGGTGGCCAGCAGGTCCAGGTCGCGGTCGGCCAGCAGAGGGTCGATCTTCGCGTGGAAGACGTCGTCCGCGACGACCGCCGTCGCCTCCGAGTGGTCGAACTCGTAGGCGATGTCCTCGTCGGTTATCTCCGGGTTGATGGGCGTGGCCACGATACCGGCTTTCATCGCGCCGTAGTAGCAGGTCAGGAACTGCAGCGAGTTCCCCGATACCATCGCCAGGCGGTCGCCCTTCTCCAGCCCGGCATCGAGGAGTGCGTGTGCCGCGCGGTTCGTTCGCTCGTCGAACTCGCCGAACGTGACCTCCTCGCCGGTGGCGGGGACGATATACGCCGTCCGGTCCGGGTAGCGCGACCCCGCCCGCGTCGCCATATCGCCGACGGCGATGCGTGCGATCTCGTTTGCCCGCTCCACGTCAACTGTCTGTGGGTTGCCCTCCAGTGACATGGGTGGCGTTCACGGGGAGCTATCAAAAATCGCTCGGCGACGGCGGTGTTCACGGATCGACGACAGGAGCTGAACTCAGTGGCGATGGATTCGTCGTGACGACAGCGGCCGCCCGGTCAGTCACCCATCCGGACGCTCCCGTCGGTCCCCTCCAGCGCGTCGGCTGCTTCCAGGATCTCGGCGGCGATGTCCCTGGCCTCCTCGGGGGTGTACTTCGTCCGGTCGCCGTAGGTCTGCTGGATATCCACGTAGCCATCCCGTCGGTCGATGTATATCGGTGCCCGGGACTCGAGTGACGTCACCCGCTGTGACTTCGACATACTACTCCCTGCCGGCCCACCACATATGAATATTGTCCAGAACTGGAGGAATAGTACGCGTGTTCAGAAAGTTATCTCGTGGAGAATATATGGTATACCGTCCGTCCTGCCGATGGCGTGTATATACATCAGATACAGGTTCGGCTCCCGCTCATGGAGTGTCGACGCTCCCACGCCCGTCACGCTCGGCGCGCTCGGCCGCCTCGAGGATCTCGGTCGCGATCTCGCGGGCCTCCTCGGGCGTGTACTGGGTGTGGTCGCCGAACTCCTGCTCGATGTCCACGTACCCGCCACGCTGCTCGACGAAGACGGCGGCCCGGTGCTCGATGGGGGTCACGGGGTCGGATTTCGACATATCTGGATTGTACGTTGTCACCACTTGTCAAGGTTTCCCGGCGGTGGACCGACGATCCGGGACCCCCCGGCAGGATATCACAAGGCTGATGCTCGACGCTGGGGCATCTCCCACCCGTATGCTCAGGCGGTTGGTCCCCGCAGTAGTCGTAGCTGTACTGCTCATCACGAGTCCCGTCGTCGCGGTGACGGCGGTCCCCCAGGAGGGCGGTGATGCGGGCGGTGGCGCATCGGGCGGTGAAGGCAGCGACACCGCGGCCGGTAGCGCGAGCGGGAGCGCGTCCGGTGGCGCCGAGACCGGCGGTGGCGTTTCCGACGGTGGCGCCGCGGCCAACGATAGCCGCACGGTTCCCGGCATCGGTGGCATCGTGGACGCGGCACCGGCGGCCGACGGCGGACGATACCTCGCCGGTGCGGCCGGCTTCCGGGCGCAGAACTCGACGGTGGCGCGTGTCGGCTCGAACGGGACCGTCCGGTGGACGCGGGAGTTCGGCGGCCCCAACGAGTCCAGCCGCGTGATGGCCGTCGTGACGGGCGACTCGCCCGGCGCCTTCCTGCTCGAGGTGAACGGGGGTCCGGGGCCGGGGTCGGACGAGACCCCGCCGGAGCTGCGGCTGAGCCGGATCACCGCGGACGGTGACCTGGCCTGGCGGCGCTCGATCGGCAACGCCACGAGCTACGTCCGTGGCCCGGCGCTGGCCACGACCGACGACGGCGTGGTGCTGGCCCGGACCGTGGATTCGGAGCCACGGGGGACCCGCGTGACCCGCTTCGCGCGTGACGGCGCGCTCGTCAGCGACCGGACCTACGGCGGTGGCGTCCCGAGCGCGCTGGCCGAGATGGACGATGGCGGGCTGGTCGTCGTCGGGCAGCGCGAGTTCCAGCGCGGCTGGTTCCTCCGGCTCGACGCCGAGGGCGACGTGGTGCGTAACGCGACCATCGACGTCGGCGACCGCCGCATCGTGGGCGTGGCGCCGACCGACGACGGCGGCCTGCTCGTCGCCGGGAACGCGGAGACCCGTGGCTTCAGCGGGGGCGACCCCTGGGTCGCACGGCTCGACGCCAACGGCACCGTCCGCTGGAGCCGTACCTACGGAACGACCGACCGGGAGTACGCCCGGAGCGCGGTCGCGACCGAGCGGGGTCTCCTGCTGGTCTCGACGCGGGACACCGACAGCGGCACCCGGTCGACGGTCCTGACCCACGTCACCGCGGACGGCGAGGTCGGCACGACCACCGTGGCTTCGGACGGCGGACTCACGGCCCCGATTCCGCGCGGTGACGGCAGCCTGGACCTCTACGGCTTCGAGATCGACCGCGAGAACCGGACGGTGAGCGGCGCCGTGTGGACGGTCGAGATGCCCACACCGGCGGCTCCCCGCTGGCCCGTCCACGACACGGTCGCGTCGAACCGGACGTTCTACAGCGGTGAGAACCTCCGGCTCCCCGGTGACGCGAACCGGACGTACGACCTCTACCGACTCCCCGGCGAGTACACGGCGTTCGACGAGCCCCAGCTCGTCCGGCGGGTCGGGGGCACGGTCGCGGGTGTGCCCGCATTCGAGACGGCCACGCTCCCGACCGGTGACTACGCGTTCCGGGGCCCGGCGGGGTTCTGGTTCCGCATCGAGGACGGCCACTACTCGCTGGTGGACGAGCCCGGCGAGGCTGCCTTCACCCTCGATAAACAGGAGATCTGGCGTATCGAGCCCCGTCGATCGGTCGTCGAGACGTTCGCCGGTGACCGGCTCCTGCGAACGCGCGTCGACTCCGACCCGGCGAACATGACCGCACGGCTCGGGCTCACCCGGAAGAACGGCTCCAGCGTCGAACCGTCGACGATGGCGGCCGTGCTCGCGCCCGGTGCGGACGAGCGAGCCGCCGACCGTGTGTTCACCGTCGATGACCGCGCGTACGGCACGGTCGAACTCCGCGAGGGACGGAACCTGACACTCGACGTCAGCGCGCTGCCCGCCGGGTTCTACGAGCTGACGCTCACCGGCAACCGGACCGCCGACGCCACCGACCCGGCGACGTCGACGCTCGTCGTCGTGACCGAGGAGCGCGACGTCTCCCTGACGCCCGCGAACCGGACGCTGAACGTCTCGCGGAACGGCTCGGTCACGACGGACCTCACCCTCGTCGGCGCGGAGGCCGGCGTGAGCGGCCTCCGCATCGACGCCGAGCGCCGCGGACCCCCGGCCCTCCGGCTGGACCTCGAGTTCGGCGAGGCACTCGAGACGGGGTCCTCCCGCTCCGGCGCGGGCATCGGCCCCGGCCGGTCCACCGCGGACGTCCAGTCGCTCGACATCCGCGAGGCACCCAACGGGAGCTTCGTCGTCGCGACCCTGACGGTTTCACCCACGGACTTCGGCTGTGAACGCCCCGACGAGGACGTCCCCGACCGGCAGACGATCAGTGTCGGCCTGACCTACGTCGTCGACGACACCGGGGTCCCATACAGCGTCTCCGAGGAGGAGACCGTCACGGTCGTCCTCGAGGAGGAGGACTGACGACCCCCGGACCTGTCCCGACACCCCGCCCTGGCCGGTGATGCCGGCGACGGGGTCACGCCGTGGCCCACGCGAGCGCTCCTCGCCGGCGCCGACCGACGGACCCCCACGTCGGTCCGCCTCCTGCACGTGGGCGGACCGACACCCGACGGCGCCACCTGTCGGTAGCATGATTGTTTCCCGAGAGAGAAGTGCTCCGGCAGGGATTTGAACCCTGGTCGTCGGCTCTCTTCACCGCCGCCGATATGTCGGTCAGCCGGTACGAAAGGCCAACATGATTGGCCGGACTACACCACCGGAGCGCAATCGACCGTTCCGGACGCGACAATAAAACGGGTTCGGTTCGGCGCCACCTCCGGACGGCGCCGGGGACGGCTTATTTGCCCTCGAACTCGGGCTCCTCGTCACCCATGAAGGCGGTGATGCCCGTCATGAGGTCGTCCGTGTTGATGAGGTGGCCGAACGCCTGTGCCTCGAGCTCCAGGCCGGCCTCGCGGTCGTGGAGGCCCTTCAGCATCGCGCGCTTCGTGAGCTGCTGGGCGATCGGCGGCCCGCCGGCGAGGTCCGCGGCCCACTCGTGGGCCTTCTCCTCGAACGCCTCGTTCTCGACGACCTCGTTGACGTAGCCGTAGTCGTACATCGTCTCGGCGTCGAAGCGCTCGGCGGAGAAGACGATCTCCTTCGCGCGGCCGAGGCCGACGATGTCGACCAGGCGCTGGGTGCCGCCCCAGCCCGGCAGCAGCCCGAGGTTGTGCTCGGGGGTGCCCATCTCGGAGCGCTCGGAGGCGACGCGGATGTCTGCGCACATCGCCATCTCGAAGCCACCGCCGAGGGCGAACCCGTCGATGCCGGCGACAACCGGCATCGAGCACTCCTCCAGCTTGCCGAACGTCGACTGGCCCTTCTGGGAGAGGCCGATGGCGGAGATGGGGTCGGCGTTCGACGCCATCCCGGTCACGTCGGCGCCCGCGGAGAACGCGCGGTCGCCCTTGCCCGTGATGAGGATGGCGCGGACCTCGTCGTCCTCCTCGAGGATGTCGACGGCATCCGAGAGGTCCTCCAGCATCTGCGGGTTGACCGTGTTCATGCGGGCCTCGCGGGCCAGGCGGATGTGACCGACCATGTCGCCGGGGTACTCCAGCTCGATGGTCTCGAACTCCTCGGACTCGTCCTCCTCGTCGTCGGCGTCGTGGAAGCCACCGGCCTTGGCCGCCTCGCGGAGGCCGTCACTGACCTCGTAGCGCGGGTGTTCGGTCTCCTCGTACTTCTCGTCGAGCGCCTCGACGAGCGTCTCGAGCCCGGCCTCGTCGGCCATCTTCGCGGGGCCCTCGGGGTAGCCGGCGCCCAGCATGACGGCCTGGTCGATGTCGCGCGGGTTCGAGACGTCCTGCCCGACGAGGTTGCCGACCTCGTTGGCCATCACGGCGAGCAGGCGGTTCTCGATCTCCTCGTTGCCCGCGTCGACGGGGACGTCGACGCCCTCGCCGTCCTCGTAGTCGTAGAAGCCCTCGCCGGTCTTCTTGCCGAACTTCTCGGCCTCGACGGTCTCCTCGAGGAAGGGTGCGGGCTCGTAGGCGTCACCCAGCACGTCGTGCATGTACTCGAGGACGTGGTAGGTGACGTCGTTGCCGACCTGGTCGCCCAGCTCGAACGCGCCCATCGGGAGGCCGACGTCGAACTTCGTCGTGGAGTCGATCTCCTCGATGGTCGCCTCGTCCTCGGAGACCATCCAGCAGGCCTCGTTCATCAGCGGGACGAGGATGCGGTTGACGATGAAGCCCGGCGAGTCCTTGCGGACGCGCACGGGGGTCTTGCCGAACGCCTCTGCCAGCTCCTCGGTCGCGTCGAGGGTCGCGTCGGCCGTCTCCGCGCCGGAGATGACCTCGACCAGCTGCATCCGCACCGGCGGGTTGAAGAAGTGCATCCCGCAGAACTGCCCGGGTCGCTCGGTCTCCTCGGCCAGGTTCGTGATGGAGAGCGAGGAGGTGTTGGTCGCGATGATGGCCTCCTCGGGGAGGTACTCCTCGACGTCGCTGTAGACGTCCTTCTTGATCTCCATCTTCTCCGGGACGGCCTCGATGACGAAGTCGGCCTCGCCGACGGCCGCCTCCACGTCGACGTACGGCTCGACGCGGCCGAGCGCGCTGTTGGCCTCGTCCTCGGAGATCTGGTCCTTCTCGGCGAGCTTCTCGAGCGACCACTCGATCTGCTCGTAGCCGTTCTGGACGAACTCCTCCTTGATGTCCCGCAGGTTCACCTCGTAACCTGCGAGCGCAGCGACCTCCGCGATACCGTGACCCATGCTCCCCGCGCCGAGCACGGCGATAGTCTCGATCTCGTCGAACTCCATGACAGGTGTGTGGTCCCACGGCGCTGGTTTCAACGTTCCTTTTCGGTAGGCCACCACCCCACCCTCACACTGGCGGGTGGGGTAATACCCCAGCACGCCTCCTGACCGCCGCTACGGCCCCATGAGGCCGCTTGCGTGTCAACGGCACTCGAAGGGTTTACAACCGTGTACCTCTGCACCGTGTCTATGGACTTCGGTCTGACAGACGAGCAGGAGCAACTCCAGAAGGAGGTCAAGCGGTTCGCGGACAACGAGATCCGACCCAACGCCGTCGAGTACGACGTGGAGGAGAAGTTCCCCCACGACATCGTCGACGAGGCCGCCGAGATGGGCCTCATCGGGATGTCCATCCCGATGGACTACGGCGGTGCGGGCTACGACCCCATCGACAACATCCTCGTCGGCGAGGAGCTGTTCGCCGCGGACCCGGGCATCGGCCTCTCCATCATGGCCTGCTCGTTCGGGACCGAGAACATCATCGAGTTCGGGACGGAGGACCAGAAGGAGCGCTTCCTCCCCGACATCGTGACCGGCGACGCCATCTCCGGCGCGGCCATCTCCGAGCCGGACACGGGCTCGGACGTCTCGTCCATCTCCACGCGCGCGGAGAAGGACGGCGACGAGTACGTCATCAACGGCAACAAGATGTGGATCACGAACGGCACCGTGGGCGACTTCTTCACGGTGCTGTGCAAGACGGACCCGGATGCGGAGGGTCGCTACAACGGCTTCAGCCAGATCGTCGTCGAGAGCGACCGTGACGGCTTCGAGAGCGAGAAGATCACTGGCAAGATGGGCATTCGCGCGAGCGACACGGCGGAGCTCATCTTCGACGACGTGCGCGTCCCCGAGGAGAACCTCATCGGGACGGAGGGGATGGGCTTCCTGCAGCAGATGCAGTTCTTCGACGCCACCCGAACCGGCGTCGCCGCGCAGGGCGTCGGTATCGCGAAGGGTGCCTGCGAGCGTGCGCTGGAGTACAGCCAGCAGCGCGAGCAGTTCGGCCAGCCCATCGGCGAGTTCCAGGCCATCCAGCACAAGCTCGCCGACATGCACACGAAGCTCGAGGCGGCCCGCCAGCTGACCTACAAGTCCGCGTGGACCGTCGAGAACTCCGACCAGCCCGTCACGAAGCTCGCGTCGATGGCGAAGGAGTACGCCTCGCGCGTGGCCGTCGACGTGGCCAACGAGGCCGTCCAGATCCACGGCGGCGCCGGCTACGTCAACGACTTCGACGTCGAGCGGTTCTACCGCGACGCGAAGATCACCCAGATCTACGAGGGCACCACCGAGATCCAGAAGAACATCATCGCCCGCGAACTCCAGGGCAAGGGCTTCTAAACCCGAGCTGTTTTCGCCTCGGATTCGGCGGCGAAGCCGTCCTCAGAACGCGAAGCGTTCTGATGGGCTGCGGAAGAGCTTCGCTCTCCCGAACGCCGAACCGCTCGGCCAACAGACGTTCAGAAAAAATGCCGCTGGCTCCCGTCGGTTGCCAGCGGTGAGGGTGACAGCCCGAACGTCGTCGGAGCTCGCTCCGACGGAAGTGAACCGCGCTCGCTTCGCTCGCGCGGATGCACTCTTCGGATTCATAGCCGCACCAACACGTGTTATTTACTAATTCATGCATTTGTCGCGATGTTTGTCAACCTGAACTACAATCGGAGATATTCCAAACCTATTCTCCAGTCCCGTACGTTCAAGTACCGGAACGCGACCAGCGCCCCCATGCCCTGACGAGTCGTCGCCGGACCGCCGACCCGACCAGTCGGAACGTCACCGACTGGTCGGTTCCGCCAGCGCGGCACCACGGTCCGGCGGAGGGAGCGGTGTCGCCTGTTCGTGATCGGCAACGAAGCCACTGGAGACGACGGCCTGTTCCAACGGATTTCCCGTGGCTCAGGAGAACAGCTCGTTGGTGCAGCGCTTGATGAACGCCGAGAGGTCCTCGCCCACCGACCGGTCGAGCGAGACGTAGGCCGCCTCGTCCTCGTCGCCACAGGGGATCAGCAGCAGGAAGGCGTCCTCGAACGCGAACAGGCC from Haloglomus litoreum includes the following:
- a CDS encoding acyl-CoA dehydrogenase family protein — encoded protein: MDFGLTDEQEQLQKEVKRFADNEIRPNAVEYDVEEKFPHDIVDEAAEMGLIGMSIPMDYGGAGYDPIDNILVGEELFAADPGIGLSIMACSFGTENIIEFGTEDQKERFLPDIVTGDAISGAAISEPDTGSDVSSISTRAEKDGDEYVINGNKMWITNGTVGDFFTVLCKTDPDAEGRYNGFSQIVVESDRDGFESEKITGKMGIRASDTAELIFDDVRVPEENLIGTEGMGFLQQMQFFDATRTGVAAQGVGIAKGACERALEYSQQREQFGQPIGEFQAIQHKLADMHTKLEAARQLTYKSAWTVENSDQPVTKLASMAKEYASRVAVDVANEAVQIHGGAGYVNDFDVERFYRDAKITQIYEGTTEIQKNIIARELQGKGF
- a CDS encoding class I adenylate-forming enzyme family protein, with product MSLEGNPQTVDVERANEIARIAVGDMATRAGSRYPDRTAYIVPATGEEVTFGEFDERTNRAAHALLDAGLEKGDRLAMVSGNSLQFLTCYYGAMKAGIVATPINPEITDEDIAYEFDHSEATAVVADDVFHAKIDPLLADRDLDLLATIDWEGIETPGPSFGAFIEGYSPAEPEVHIEDDDLAQIMYTSGTTSQPKGVLLSHKAVHTGSLNVATDVALDRNDTMIGLMPLFHCAQLTMVQGAMHVSARTVIRRGFEPDAFLEDVETYDVSWSFMLPAMYQGLLARPDIGERDLSSLEYCLYAMTPMGGETLERAHEVFDANFALGSGQTEAYPPTCVYQPEWQLEKEGNYWGHATANNRIGIMDDDGNLLPDGEVGEIVYRGPNVMDGYLKNEAKTREAFAHGWFHSGDMGLIDEDGLLKFVDRKKDMIKSGGENVSTQKVESTLLDHPAVAELAVVGLPHERWGEAVTAFVVPTPDAEADAEEIREWVGDRLAGFETPKAVEFVDELPKTTTGKIQKFEVAQDQQDYYG
- a CDS encoding 3-hydroxyacyl-CoA dehydrogenase/enoyl-CoA hydratase family protein, with product MEFDEIETIAVLGAGSMGHGIAEVAALAGYEVNLRDIKEEFVQNGYEQIEWSLEKLAEKDQISEDEANSALGRVEPYVDVEAAVGEADFVIEAVPEKMEIKKDVYSDVEEYLPEEAIIATNTSSLSITNLAEETERPGQFCGMHFFNPPVRMQLVEVISGAETADATLDATEELAEAFGKTPVRVRKDSPGFIVNRILVPLMNEACWMVSEDEATIEEIDSTTKFDVGLPMGAFELGDQVGNDVTYHVLEYMHDVLGDAYEPAPFLEETVEAEKFGKKTGEGFYDYEDGEGVDVPVDAGNEEIENRLLAVMANEVGNLVGQDVSNPRDIDQAVMLGAGYPEGPAKMADEAGLETLVEALDEKYEETEHPRYEVSDGLREAAKAGGFHDADDEEDESEEFETIELEYPGDMVGHIRLAREARMNTVNPQMLEDLSDAVDILEEDDEVRAILITGKGDRAFSAGADVTGMASNADPISAIGLSQKGQSTFGKLEECSMPVVAGIDGFALGGGFEMAMCADIRVASERSEMGTPEHNLGLLPGWGGTQRLVDIVGLGRAKEIVFSAERFDAETMYDYGYVNEVVENEAFEEKAHEWAADLAGGPPIAQQLTKRAMLKGLHDREAGLELEAQAFGHLINTDDLMTGITAFMGDEEPEFEGK